The sequence ttcttatctttaagtatcatttggttcataatttttattaatccagccctatcatgtgtaggcctggacccgcatagattccccttaattgaatgtttagactttcatgtgggatatggaatttgtgtaattgtttctgaactaacgtgatcttaagcctgaaatctcgcatatcatatttaattttcatgtcctgcatcaaatttggtatcagagcctagggttcttgtaggggaattcaccacatatttaggatttagtttgtttgagtcattcatacatccagtccatcatatatagctggtAGAAAACCGTAGTCCCtgatatatatagctgaattttcgtaacggtgtgtagtctccttcatatagagtctcgtagggtcatttagtgtttagacgcatatagtcgtcatagaaagtccttaTGTTGAGTTagccagtgtatgcccacacgtacgggtcatggttttggcttgcaccctacagtaaacatggagcaactgctacAGTCAATGAACAAGTCCCAGCAAATCGAGTATTTGGGTAAGTGCTATGAAcaacgctttgatcaatttgatgcaCGCATTACTCAACTAAAGGCCTCCGCCAGGACAAATCCcagcattggggtagatgtctAATCTCAGGcgggtggccaggaggatagaccaatgaatgaaggtggccaaggaatcagtcatgggcatgcATCCGTTCACCCACCCCAACAGgggcatcaagaccactattttgagtggcacaacacgtacggccttgtggctagagagaatCAGAGGCTAGCATAGAGTTACCCACCGAGGCCATTCCTAgtagatgagtttcgtgatgtttttcccgatgatctaccggatgagtctctcccaggagggatatagagcacaccgaACATGGGATACCGTAATACCTACAGAGgttgcgtttaatagttccgCCGATAGACCACAAGTCTCGGTCCTTATAAAGTCGTTTGGTTATAAACccgagaaacctattgatcttgtccctatgtcaccgtcccataggccgtcagagtagagttttttgtgcatcacattcattcatggcatcaagaaatcaggcagaagatcactactagtaatgaacattacaaattttctgcagaccagcataaatgtttcaaaaaattcaatgtaagggactctgtgatggtccgcatcaggcccgagcggtatcctccgggggccgttcgtaagttagaCGCACGTAGTGCTGGActcatcaaaattataaaacgaaacggtcttaatgcgtatgtggcaaatcttctaccctccatgggaattagttccacattgaatggggaggatctagttgcatttcaaggggtcattgatgcattgtctagcctttcgcctaaccatcctgattcatcagacctttccattgatccatggccccatgccgacccattttcccagcctctacctcccatacccatccgtcccgacccattttcccagttactacgtcccatacctatccgtcccgacccattttcccagcctttacctcccatacctatccgtcccgacccattttcccagcctttacctcccatacatacctgtcctgacccattttctcacctctacctcccatacttattcgtcccgacccatcttcccagcttaCTACATCCCATATctacccctcccgacccattttctcatcctctacctcccatatctatccatcccgacccatcttctcagCACTACATCCCATATCTACCCCTCCCGACACCTTTATCcaacctctacgtcccatacctatccgtcccgacccattttcccagcctttacctcccatacctatccgtcccgacccattttcccagcctttacctcccatacTTACCTGTCCTGACCCATCTTCTCAGTTTATACATCCTATCCTATctttcccgacccatttttctagCTTTTACGTACCATActtacccgtcccgacccattttcccagcctctacctcccatacctacccgtcccaacccattttctcagcctctacctcccatacctattctTCCTGACATTTCTTCTCAGTCACTCCCTcctatacctaaccttcacacacccagagaggaaatagaggatatcctggaccatcagatagttttaacGTCGGACGGcaagtttcagaagtacctggtcaagtggaagtcacgcccagcttcagacagcacgtggctcactgcggaggagcttcagagacttgatcttgacgtcctggagtggttcaggagttttatttcgccagtggcgaaatcttcgcagccgaggagaattgatggggacatctcgcgcatacgtgcacgcacgccgcctcacctacgcacgtacgcacggagtaggagggccccaccatcgatctgtctcgatgacgacgtccagggagggcctcctacctagaagacgaagtttggttcaaaagattgggcccgataatcaagaaaagcccatcatgggatctcatgatcgtggcccactcgtcggattgatttcatattttaggttttgtttattgttattatttagaacattgtgaacgctttagatttctctgtttggtttttattttagtttacttcatcgccaagtaataggttgcgcacatggtgcgagttttggggtataggattttccctataaataggcaccccttgtagttcttttgattcattgaagttaataaaaaaattcctgctttatttttctgctctcttcgtgagttgtggaagaattaaaaagtgggtgcgaagccctcccttttcgaagggctaactaccgtggtgcgaagccacattaaTCCCGATTCACCCTCATCCtctatcatctttttttccatctttcccccaccatccgtacttcaaatTCGTCCTTTTGTTGTATCAGATTTTGGGGATTTGTGGAGTTTTCATTGTCCGCAGGCgagctaaaacttcggcggagcaccacgcacaaaccgtacatcggatcgagctgagatttggaagTTTTGAagaccatccctggccgaccagggccaaggtggcctttttctgaatagtgggctccacacaagtGCGGCTGGGATCACACTCACATCCGTCTAGTCATTGTTGCTGTTCACAtgcgggatcgtcttttggctcaggtttttatcctctcataacGTTTTTATGAATCCTAGCActagattacgttttccctaagttatttTGCCAATTTTCTtgccctagggttccccgaattgaaatttctgaatcccttgaattagagactgattactatgcatgtgtggatgattatttcttatctttgagtatcgtttggttcataatttttattgatccagccctatcatgtgtaggcctggacccgcatagatttcccttaattaaatgtttggacttttatgtgggatatggaatttgtgtaattgtttctgaactaacatgatcttaagcctgaaatctcgcatatcatatttaattttcatgtcctgtatCAAATTTGTTGCTTGAATGATATTGGAAATGGTTCATTTCCGACCCAAAACAAAGTTATTGTAGCAAGGAAATGAAGTGCTCGTCATGTTTCTTTTTGCTAACTAAGACATAACAGATTTTGATTTGGGGCAGAAAGGAGGAGAATAAAATCACGTGCAGTGCTGATTCTGTTTTCCATGCTGCCCAAATTCATAGACAGGATGGAATGGATAACCATTTGTTCTACCAAAAATCTTTGTTCCAAAAGCAATTATTAGTAATCCTGAGAACAAGATTAGACTAACTGATGAAATTCGATTAAGTGTAGATAATAGAAACAAACCTCTACCCATAAGCATAACCCAGTTGAAAATATGCCAGTATAGAGTGCAGGTATCCATGGAAATGAAGCCATCAAATCCCGCAATGTCATCCATGACCAGGACGTTAATGTCAATCCATGCATCTCACCAAATCCATCCATGATGAAATACCAAATTGCTGATACTAAAGCAATGACGAAGACCTGAGTTCACAAAAATGTGTTTGAACCATGTATTATCACAGTATGAATTGTATGAGTAAATGACAATCATTATATGAAGTGAGGGCAAATGAGAATAGGGTCTCTCCTACTTCCGCAACACATGCCGGACTGCCAGCATCCCATGGGTGTACGAGATCCTAGGGCTCACCAGGTGGACCTTGCTATTTATGTGCTTGTCCCGAAAACTAGGACTGTACAGTTGGGCCTGAGGATGTACTCCTAATGTGGACTTTTGGTCATTATGTTTAAGTCCATCTTTTTTCACACATGTGGCCAACTCAACGACacgactggcctgatttttgggccattcaCATAtgagtcccacctgatgaatgggccaaAGCTCACAGGAAGAATAGGACTCCTATGCCTTTGTGTACCCATAGCATTTCTAGTGATTAGTGAAATTGTCCACAATGGGAAGACCTACCTCATATCCAAGAAGAGCTAAGAAATCTTCTTTCTTTGTGATTCTTGAAATATGTTCAGTTCTAAGCATATGGATGCCGAAAAAGATGGCACTCAAGATGTTCAAAATATCCCCAACCTGAAATACATTAATATAAAGCTGTAAGTTCATGAAAAATTACCAACAACTGACCAAGGACAATtggggctgcaacttgggttcaggtcaacccaagcccgattgacccaacccgagttcCGTTAGGTTGGggattgggttgggtcaggttgtcaaggtccCTGGGTCAGGTTTGGGTTGGAAAACACCAACCCAGTTTGAGATCTGGTTGGCTTCAGGTTGAGCAAATTAGGGTTGGGTTCAGTTGGCTTGGAAATGATCACATGTATTCAGGTTTTGGTcgggtcaggtcaggtcaggttggTCGAGTGTACAAGAATTCGCATTGGATTTGGGTTGGAATTTGGTTGGTTCAGGttgtgggttgggtcctcttgagtttGGGTCCAACCGGCCTATGTTGCACCCCTAATGACATGATATCCTCCACTCAAAAACTACATGTTACATGCTTTCTTCATCTTCTATTGTAACAAAATAAGAGGTTTGCTTGAAAGGCCTACAAACAACAGTATTCCAAAATGAttacgtaatggccattacataacTGAAACGGTGGTAACTATCATGCGTTATGGGACCATTACAGGTCATTTTTCCCGTAATGGACCATTACAAGGCTGTTAGTGGGCCaaaatatattttcttttcaagaaaaaataaatccataatggccattacggcatgtatcataatggtaatggtgttgaccattatggccaccattaccattatggaataccttgccgCAAACCTCTTTGGAGGTGGACATCTTGACGGTACAAATGGAAAATGTCTTGCATGAAGGAACAACTGATCTGATGAGTGCCACCACATAGACAAGCCATAGTCCATTGACTGTGGGCCATTGTACCAATGAGAAAGATGTGGACCATTTTTCACTTTTTCGGCCAACTTTCTAAACCATCCACTGGCAGTTCACAGATGTGATGGCTGAGATAGTCTACTTTATACAACTTCGGAGCCATAACTtctcatgaggtggcccaccaggCCAATGGTTCCAGTTGCGCTAAAAGAGTACAGCAAATTGAAATGTCAAGACAAGGGAAGGGAACCTCTTTGGCAAACCTCGatgtacaaatttttttttttcaaaggaatGCCAAAATCAAAACCTCATGAAAATTGCATGCATAAAAAAGAATAACCAATATCAAATCAAGCAATGCTTACACTTGGAGGAGATCCACTGGATTCAAGCATTGCAACCCCTATGAGTGATGTAAGCGCTCCGAACCAAGTAAGAGTAGGCACTCTTGCTCCTAACAAGCCATCAATCAAAGGTACAACAATTACCTGCTCAAGATAAAATCTTTAAAACATCACTCCATCTCCAGCTTCGTAGTCTCCTCTTAAACAGTTTTTTTACTTCTAATGGTAGATTCATAAAAGCATGTCTCAGAAGAGCATAACTAAAGAGCAAGCTTACTGTGAATGCAGTAATGAATGACGCGCGTCCAGCATCAGATGTAACTAATCCAAGGGTCTGAGTAATGTAGGCCAAACTGACCCACATGCCTAACTCCGTCCCAGCGGCACGGATCTGGCCATCCCCACGAGCCTTTAATACAAATGGTAGAAATGGGATGGCTGAAACGGTGAACCGAACAACGGTGAAGAGAGCTGGATCCATTATCTCCTCTACCTCCTTAATGACTGGGATGTTACTCGCTGAAAAGTGAGGTGGGTAGCAAATCAGCAAATCGTAAAAATGGATTAATCAGCAAGGACCAAACCACCAGTGACATATATAAGAAAATGTTAACTATTTGAATGCATTTTAAACCATCTGTTGAGGATGCATCTCCCTATCCCCTTTTAAACGATCTATCTGCAGCCAACTGTTTGAGCATGTCCAATCAACTCTTGGTCCAACAGTGGTAACTTGTGTGCCATCGTGCTTCATGGTTTGTCTGGCAACTGCCCCTCCATAACCCTACCTTGCCCTTTAAGTGGTGTCATGGAGGGGCAACACCCGGTGGAACTGTGTTGGAATGTAAATGGTGTCAATATGAGCCTCTGATGTTGTGAGACCCAAGCACCTCTAAAAAAGGAAGGTAGATCCCTGGTTATCAACCAATTGTAAAGCTTTTGTCGACCTAACCATTTAAAAACCAACCCCAAATTCATGCGGAGAAGGCTTAAGATGACGATGACGATAATGATTGAAGATTCCTGATATTCGTTATAATGATCAAGTCAGTGAATCGCACACATTTGGATGTACCACTAACTCATGGTTGGTTGGCAGGTGCTCCTCAGGAATTTATGTAACACGCTTGGTGTTTCAGATAGTATGGAAATCAAAACCCACATTAGGTGTGCATCTGGTTTCCTGCTTTTCCAAATCACTATTGAGATAAGATGTGAAGGTCCCACTTTCATCTACACCATACTTTCCAATATTCTGTACGTAATGTAATATTCTTTATGTCATTCTATAATATTCATCCTGTTTTCTTGTGTTTTAGGAAGGTAGCATGCCTtccaaaaaagaagaataaaaaccaAACCAGGTAGCACCACCATATCAGTGGGACACTTTTAAACTGCATTATTGTGATCagtgttgtcaaatggcataagcaaTCCCGTGTGACCCAAGGGGGTTGTGCACTTATCCGATGGCATAATCGTATATGCAATGGCACAACCTCCcaaatgttttttttaaattaaaacgaAAAGGAAaagtcaaggaaaaaaaaaaaagaattgtgAAAAATTATGTAAAAATATTGTAAGTgcaagggaatatatatatatatatatatatatatatatatatatatatatatatatatatatatatatatatatagtttgttAGACTATTAGACTATATATAAAAAATGTGGAAAAAACAACATATAAATGTTATTGATGTCAttttgagagagaatgagagtaaTAAGTGTGAGAGAGAATAAGAAAATAAGAGAGTAAGAGAGCCAAGATAGTAGAGAGATTAAagggtgagtgtgtgtgtgtgtgtgtgtgtgtgtgtgtgtgagagagagagagagagagagagagttgtgaaaaTAGGGGGAGGTGAGAGAAAACGAAGGGGAAAAAAGCCCCAACGGTAACCGTTGGGCGGTCATGCCGTCGCATATTGTGTACACGATGGCATAGCCGCATAACTATGGTTTATGAAATCACATAGTTCTTTGTACGATCGCATAAGCCCCAATGGCACAATAACTGCATATACCACCATAgcatgtgtggtccactggtccaaaatgacatatgcaatggcatAAGCGCTCATGCGATCGCATATGATAACACTGATTGTGATAACAGAATATGATTTCTCCAAACAGCGATGAGGAATAAGGATTTCTAGGGGTATAGCATTTTGAAAAGGTAGCCACAAGCAAGATATTCATAGCCAATGTGAGAAGGATGAGAGGGGACTGAGGCATAAGTTGCAAACCTTCTACTTAGGTGGCATTCCCACTTTGAATCGTGATGCAGGCTCACACTTCAGCTTCTGCTTCCTAGATGTTCATATCACTTGCTAAAATTTTGAGTAGATGCTTCCCCACCATCACACCTGAATCTATTGTTGTTCCCGCTCCCACTTCATGCAACTTCAGCCTACAGGCATACGTCCTCCAACAGATTGTTTCCTTGTCTAAGCTAGATTGCCCTCAATGTACAGCACTAGTGAATTTGCATATATGTACACCATTACACTTGCACCTAAACATGAAAGCATAATTACCATACACAGGTCAACAGACCCAATTCAAGCTGACAACAACAAGCTAAACAACAGAACCACTCCATTTTCTAAAAGCTAGCCACTCTCCAACACCTCTGTATAAACCCAACTATCACAAGAACACTTGAACTTAGATTTTTACTCCATTTTAACATTATTTACATATTATTCATAGACTGTGAGTAGTTTCAGCTGTCTAGAGTCTacatacattttttattttttttttaatgtttttttttaagtAACATTTGTAAAGTATCATAGTTCAGTATAACTATAATCTGTACAAACTGATCACCTTGTCAGGTTTTCCAAGGTCCACCTACCTAACATCTTGTATACCTGTCCATGTTTGACACCAAAACACGAGCCTAGGTCTAGGTGAAGAGCGATGGCTTGGCAACAAGAATGGTGGCACAAACCAAAAGGATGTACGATAAGGCTATGACGGTCTGTTTTCTAAGCCTCCCTTGGTACCAAATGACCGAGAACTAGAGACAAAAGAGTTTCAATTTAAGAGTGGAGAGGATAGGAAATTCTAATCCTgtttctatttattttattttttatggaggACTCTATTCAACTAGAATTGCTTGTCCCCTCAGAACTTCGTCCAAGTACAAAAATTGCTTGAATTTTCCCTACTTCACCATTACATTTCTTTCATTAGCTTTTCGGGCTTAtataaatttgattaatcaaaggTCACCCTGCGAACTGAGATTAGTTGTGTTTTTTATTCAACCGATACCGACTAATTTCAATTGCTAATCCAAACAGGATAGTATAGCAAATAGTGTTGGTATGAGGTAATGCTATTGAGCTTTAGTCCAATTTCTGATCAAGACACAAATTCTTTTGCTATCCTTATCTCAAACttccccaaaaaataaaataaataagtttCCACTCATGCCAGTGCATGCTAGTCTCCTCCTAATTTAGAAATTCATAGATCACATGCCATCATTCTACTCCATAGCCTCTAGGAGTGCCCCAAAATCAACATTCAATTGACTTTGTTAGTGGGAGAGCAGCATTTCGAACTGAGCAATCTAGGGCTTCAGAAAAGCGAAATTCAAATTGGCCGGTTATCGTTTTTCTGCTTTTCCATCCCTAGAAAAAAGAAATAGCTTTCAGTACTTCTTGaaagagaaaagctttgatactactgaagtgtgatggatgatatgcaggcacttagaaattgcacacgtggcatataagTAGTCAAATAAAACCATTGAAATTATGGTACCCAGTGCAATTGCATCATGAACCAAAGATTAAgctatttgattatctgactaccagattgctggacatttattggaggttaaaaatgaaaaatatccaatggtcctatttccacaaacaagtgtccacgaatcagaaaTTAGAatggttcaaccaatctgatcttcGGATTGCAGCTTGATGACAATGGGCtgcacatttattggacagttaaaaatgaaaaatatccaatggtcctatttccacaaacaagtgtccacgaatcagaagtTAGAATGGTTCAACCAATCCAATCTTCGGATTGTAGCTTGATGACAATGGGCtgcacatttattggacggttaaaaatgaaaaatatccaatggtcctatttccacaaacaagtgtccacgaatcagaagtTAGAATGGTTCAACCAATCCGAACTTCGGATTGTAGCTTGATGACAATGAGCtgcacatttattggacagttaaaaatgaaaaatatccaatggtcctatttccacaaacaagtgtccacgaatcagaagtTAGAATGGTTCAACCAATCCGATCTTCAGATTGTGGCTTGATGACAATGGGCTGCACAATCTAGTCTGGTTTTATTTCAGTTAATACATGACATGCATCCAATTtatgtgcctgtgtatcaagcatcatacacagcctgagtatcatataactcctcttCTTGAATTGAACAAAAGATTATCAACGCAGATTGCTACTCCACCTGCCCTATTGCCCAAAGCAGCTGCCTTTATCATCCAATCCTAGCAAAAATTTTCCATGCATCTGTTGATCATTTGATGATCATCCATCATCTATCATACGGCAAAATCCAGCCAATATTGTAGCGTATTTTGTTAAGTGATTTTAAATTGCTCCATCAATGAATTAAATGAAAGAAATGCTGGGGCTTATCAGGATTTTCACTTACAAATGACCAGAAACTCAATCCAATATG is a genomic window of Magnolia sinica isolate HGM2019 chromosome 15, MsV1, whole genome shotgun sequence containing:
- the LOC131228217 gene encoding uncharacterized protein LOC131228217 isoform X2 is translated as MDPALFTVVRFTVSAIPFLPFVLKARGDGQIRAAGTELGMWVSLAYITQTLGLVTSDAGRASFITAFTVIVVPLIDGLLGARVPTLTWFGALTSLIGVAMLESSGSPPSVGDILNILSAIFFGIHMLRTEHISRITKKEDFLALLGYEVFVIALVSAIWYFIMDGFGEMHGLTLTSWSWMTLRDLMASFPWIPALYTGIFSTGLCLWVEMAAMCDVSATETAIIYGLEPVWGAAFAWFLLGERWGITGWIGATLVLGGSLTVQIWGSSPKKTKKDEEIPSEKQDSFSVATVVVSSRKNSGKQFKSK